A window of Equus przewalskii isolate Varuska chromosome 6, EquPr2, whole genome shotgun sequence genomic DNA:
ATTTTGGGGGCAACATGGCAACAATATTCCTCATTTCGGTATGCTACTCTGGCCTATTTACCATGTGACCTGAAAAgctgctagttttgagtggggcccagaacaagagaaggctcTTCAACAGGTCCAGGCTGCCCTGCAAGCTGCCACTTGGGCCATATGGTCCAGCAGATCCCTGGTGGTGAAGTGTCAGTGGCAGATATGGATGCTGTTTGGAGACTTTGGCAGGCCCTTAGAATTTTGGAGCAAAGCCCTGCCATCCTCTGCTGATAACTACTcaccttttgagaaacagcttttggcCTGCTAGTGGGCCTTAGTAGATACTGAATGCTtaaccatgggccaccaagttACCATGCAACCTGAGCTGCCCATCATTAACTGGATGGTGTCTAACCCACCAAACCATAAAATTGGGCATGCACAGTAACATTCCATCATCAAGTGGAAGTGGTATATACAAGATTGAGCTTAAGCAGGCCTTGAAAGCACAAGTAAGTTACTAAAGAAGAGGCCCAAATGCCCACAGTTCTCATTCCTGCTacaccttctctctcccagcctgctcCTATGGCCTCAGGGAGAATTCCCTATGATCAGTtgatagaagaagagaaaacttggGTGGTTTACAGATGGCTCTGTGCTGTATGCAGACACCACAGCCCCTTTCTGGGACATCCCTGAAGGACACTTGTTCTATAGATGACAGAGAACTGTGGAAGTGTATTAAACAGGGGGcaacttttaaataaatcacaCTGGCTATCATGGGAAGAGTGGCCTGACCTATAGCTTTGGGTCAGGCTCAAGTAGCAGATCAGGACCTAGTATAGTCTTTGGATCAGACTTGGGTCTGATCCTGGTGGGCAGGACCTGACCTGTTTGGGCTAGACTGGACACCTGGGGTAGGCCTAACCTGTGTGCCTGTGTCAGATTCAGGGTATCAGCCAGGGCCTCACCTGTTTTTGCGACTACTCAGACTCTAGAACCCAACCTGTGTGTTTGGATTAGACTGGAGGCATCAAGGCTGAGCTGTATTTGGTCAGACTGGGCTTCGTGTCAAGTCTTAGGCTATATTTGGGAGAGACTGGGCCCCAGGGAAGGGCCTGACTGGCTTATTTGTTTCAGACTGTTTGTTAGGGCAGGTCATCTTCTGTATGACTTGGTCTATACAACTTGCAGTGGAGCTCCATACATCCAGATAATTGGGGGCTTTCTCAGGAGTCAGAGGGAAGATGCCAGAGAAACTAAACTAACAAGGATAAATAGGGAAAAGCAATTTTATTATTGGAGTGAAAAAAAGAGCATACTAAGTATTCAAAAAGCAATAGTTGACTAACATTGGACGTTCTGTTAAGCCCATAATTCCCTCTGGAAATTTCAGCCTGTCCCTCAGTACTGCCTGCTTGTCTCTTGTTCCCTAAGGTCACAGCCCCAACTTCCTGAGTTGATGTAGTCCTCTCACCCTGGCAGTTTCCCATCCACTCGCCTATTCTGCAGCCTCTTTGGCTTCTCCCTAGCCTCCTGGGCTGATTCATTTCCACAGAGCATCTTTTCTACGTGTTCCTGGATCTCCCTGGTCCTCACCCCGTAAATGACAGGATTCAAGGCTCCTGGGAGCAGCAGATAGATGGCACTGAGCAGGTTCTGGACATCCTGAGACACAGTCCTGGTCACTCGGAAAACAATGGAAGTGGAGAGGCCGGAGAGGTAGACGGTGAGGATGACCAGTAAGTGGGAGCCACACGTGTGCAAGGCCTTGGCTCGGGCTTTCCCAGAAGAGATCCGGAAAGCAACATAGATGATGCGGGTGTAGGAGGTCCCCAGCAGGGCTAAATCAAAGGTCACAGTGACCAGCCGCATGGCCAGCCCCAACCGATTATTGAAGGTCAAGTCTCCACAAGCTATGCTCAGCAGTGCAATGTACTCACAGGTGAAGTGTCGAATCACTGCTGTCCGGCAGAACTGAGCTCGTGAGGTTAGCACCACCAAGGGCACTGCCACTCCCAGGCTCCGTGTCAGGGCAAGAATggccagcatgcccagcaggcgGGAGGTCATCAGGTCAGTGTAGCGGAGTGGGTGGCAGATGGCCATGTAGCGGTCTAGGGCCATGGCAAGCAGGAGGTTGTAGTCCAGAAGGAGGGTGAAGTAAATAAAGAACATCTGGGCCAGGCAGCCAAGCAGTGATATGGGGTTAGCATAATGCACAAAGCCCTCCAGCATTTTGGGCATCACGGCTGTGGCAGCACAAATGTTGACAGCCAGGAGCAGGGCAATGAGCACGTACATGGGCTGATGCAGGCTCCGCTGACCCACCACCGTGTGGATGACCAGACCATTGGCTGAGATGATGGTCACATAAAGGAAGGTAAGAGGCCGGACCAGGAGAGGCCGCCGCTCATGCAATCCAGGGAAGCCCACCAGGAAGAAATTGGTATAGGAGATGTTGAAGGTGCTGGTATTTCCATCCTCACCCATTAGCTttggccctgggctggccccaggagtggAGATCAGAGGCTGTTAGAACAAAATAGTCAGTGGGAGAAAGCCTATTTCTATTTTAGGGCCCGAGGATTTTGGGATGAAGATTGACCACTTCCCATGTGTATGTCTACTCCTTTGGGGCACAAATAGGTATTATGCCGGGTGTTATGGGAGCTGCTAGATGAACAAGACATTCCTTGTCCTCAGAGAGCTCTTGGCCTATGTGTGTGAAATGTAAACTTATAAGATACTTGTTTATCTGTGATGTTGCAGGTATTTGATTGCTGAGCAAAAGATTAGGAGGGAAGTAAGTGTGGtatatgaggggaaaaaagagcgACGGGACAGAAGTGATAGAAAGGATGAAGACCTTTGATTAGGGGGACAAGAAAGTGTACGAGGAATCTTTGGTTCAAGCAGCCTGGGAAGGACTAGGTGAGGATTATCGGGGAGAGAGGAACCAGCCAGGAATGATGGACTCACTTTTGTGCCTAGGGCACACGGTGGCAAGGACAGAGGAAAGCTGCTGGGGAGACCTCTGGTCTTCCTGGACCACAAACAACAGGCGGCAGAGACTTTTCCCTTCCTAAGCCACTGTAGACAGGCTTGGGGCCTCCTGCCTGGCCTTGTCCTCAGTGTCATGGATGATGACCCTGCTTTCCTTTCAGAATGTGAGTTCCAAGAGAGCAGGGGTAAGAGCACACTTCTGGTATGTTCCTGGAGCTCCAAGCACAGAGCCACTATAGGCACACAGGAGGTACTCCAACACTGCCTGCTGAGTAGGCAAATGAGGAATAGGAAGAAGAT
This region includes:
- the LOC103558529 gene encoding olfactory receptor 52E8-like encodes the protein MGEDGNTSTFNISYTNFFLVGFPGLHERRPLLVRPLTFLYVTIISANGLVIHTVVGQRSLHQPMYVLIALLLAVNICAATAVMPKMLEGFVHYANPISLLGCLAQMFFIYFTLLLDYNLLLAMALDRYMAICHPLRYTDLMTSRLLGMLAILALTRSLGVAVPLVVLTSRAQFCRTAVIRHFTCEYIALLSIACGDLTFNNRLGLAMRLVTVTFDLALLGTSYTRIIYVAFRISSGKARAKALHTCGSHLLVILTVYLSGLSTSIVFRVTRTVSQDVQNLLSAIYLLLPGALNPVIYGVRTREIQEHVEKMLCGNESAQEAREKPKRLQNRRVDGKLPG